In Leishmania major strain Friedlin complete genome, chromosome 34, the following proteins share a genomic window:
- a CDS encoding putative vacuolar ATP synthase catalytic subunit A, whose translation MARDQHAFESEQQMGSVKAVSGPVVIAENMSGSAMYELVQVGSFRLVGEIIRLEGDTATIQVYEETDGLTVGDPVYCTGKPLSLELGPGIMSEIFDGIQRPLDTIYQMVQNVFIPKGVQVRALNAQRQWDFTPSVKVGDIVTGGDVLGFVAENSLMNNHSIMVPPNMQGRVVSVQPGGNYTLDDDVVDIEYNGKRKSLRLMQRWPVRTPRPVALKESGNHPLLTGQRVLDALFPSVQGGTCSIPGAFGCGKTVISQALSKYSNSDCVIYVGCGERGNEMAEVLMDFPTLTTVIDGREESIMKRTCLVANTSNMPVAAREASIYTGITLAEYYRDMGKHIAMMADSTSRWAEALREISGRLAEMPADGGYPAYLSARLASFYERAGLVTCIGGPKRQGSVTIVGAVSPPGGDFSDPVTSATLSIVQVFWGLEKRLAQRKHFPSVNWLISYSKYLNALEPFFNTFDSDYMRLRAVVSEILQREEELQEIVQLVGKDSLSESDKIILEVAKVIREEFLQQNAFTPYDKFCPLYKTCWMLRNIVTFYEEAQRVVAESAGDHKITWNYIREKIPTIYTGLTEMKFRDPIEGEEANTDYFKKQNEEIISSFNSLLQ comes from the coding sequence ATGGCCCGCGATCAGCATGCGTTCGAGTCAGAGCAGCAGATGGGCTCCGTCAAGGCTGTTTCCGGCCCTGTCGTGATCGCCGAAAACATGAGCGGTAGCGCGATGTACGAGCTTGTGCAGGTCGGATCGTTCCGCCTTGTCGGCGAGATCATCCGCCTGGAGGGCGACACGGCCACGATTCAGGTGTACGAGGAGACGGACGGTCTGACTGTCGGTGATCCGGTCTACTGTACCGGCAAGCCTCTGTCGCTCGAGCTGGGCCCTGGCATCATGTCGGAGATCTTTGACGGCATTCAGCGTCCGCTCGACACCATTTACCAGATGGTGCAGAACGTATTCATCCCGAAAGGCGTACAGGTGCGCGCGCTCAACGCGCAGAGGCAGTGGGACTTCACCCCTTCTGTGAAGGTGGGCGACATAGTCACGGGCGGTGACGTCCTGGGCTTCGTCGCTGAGAACTCGCTCATGAACAACCACAGCATTATGGTGCCGCCGAACATGCAGGGCCGTGTGGTATCGGTCCAGCCTGGTGGCAACTACACGCTGGATGATGACGTGGTGGATATCGAGTACAACGGCAAGAGGAAGTCCCTGCGTCTGATGCAGCGCTGGCCCGTGCGCACGCCGCGCCCGGTGGCTTTGAAAGAGTCAGGCAACCACCCCCTCCTGACCGGCCAGCGTGTGCTGGACGCGCTGTTCCCCTCCGTGCAGGGTGGCACGTGCTCGATCCCCGGCGCGTTCGGCTGTGGCAAGACTGTCATTAGTCAGGCCCTCTCCAAGTACTCCAACTCCGACTGCGTCATCTAtgtcggctgcggcgagcGCGGTAATGAGATGGCTGAGGTGCTCATGGATTTCCCAACTCTGACGACCGTGATCGATGGTCGCGAGGAGTCCATCATGAAGCGCACCTGCCTCGTGGCAAACACTTCGAACATGCCAGTCGCAGCCCGCGAGGCCTCTATTTACACCGGCATCACCCTGGCCGAGTACTACCGTGATATGGGCAAGCATATTGCCATGATGGCCGACTCGACATCTCGCTGGGCCGAGGCGCTTCGTGAGATTTCCGGTCGTCTGGCGGAGATGCCAGCCGATGGTGGCTACCCTGCCTACCTCAGCGCTCGTCTCGCCTCCTTCTACGAGCGCGCCGGCCTCGTCACCTGCATCGGCGGGCCGAAGCGCCAGGGCTCCGTCACGATCGTCGGTGCTGTGTCTCCGCCGGGCGGTGACTTCTCTGATCCCGTCACATCCGCCACTCTCAGCATTGTGCAGGTCTTCTGGGGTCTGGAGAAGCGCCTCGCCCAGCGCAAGCACTTCCCGTCCGTCAACTGGCTCATTTCCTACTCCAAATACCTGAACGCGCTGGAGCCCTTCTTCAACACCTTCGACTCCGACTAcatgcgcctgcgcgccgTCGTGTCGGAGATTctgcagcgcgaggaggagctgcaggagatTGTGCAGCTGGTGGGTAAGGACTCCCTTTCCGAGTCCGACAAGATCATTCTCGAGGTGGCAAAGGTGATTCGTGAGGAGTTCCTTCAGCAGAACGCCTTCACCCCGTACGACAAGTTTTGTCCGCTGTACAAGACATGCTGGATGCTGCGCAACATCGTCACCTTCTACGAGGAGGCCCAGCGCGTCGTTGCCGAGTCTGCCGGCGACCACAAGATCACGTGGAACTACATCCGTGAGAAGATCCCGACCATCTACACGGGCCTGACCGAAATGAAGTTCCGCGACCCCATCGAGGGTGAGGAGGCGAACACGGACTACTTCAAGAAGCAGAACGAGGAGATCATCAGCTCCTTCAACTCGCTGCTACAGTAG